The genomic region TCGCGAGGAGTTCGCGGGCCAGGCCCACGAAATCGATCACTGCGTAGATCAGCATCACTCCAATCCCGATACCGATACCGAGGTAGAGGTGGCCGGACGTGACGAAGCCGATCCCGCCGATCGACGTCGTCCAATCCTCGACGGTCGTGATGACCGTTCCCTCCAGTGCGATCCAGAGAAAGCCGATAATGATCAGTTTCCCGACCACCTGAACCAGGTAGCCGAGCCATGGCTTCCAGTTCGTGAGCCGGTCGAGCAGGAACCGGATCGCGATGTGTTCGTTGTTCCGGACGGCGACGGCGGCACCCAGATAGGTCGCGACGATGAGCACGAACCGCGCCGCCGGTTCGGTCCAGTGAAGGAAGCCGAACGTGGGGAGATTCAACAGCCGAATGAAGACCTGCAGTGTGGTCAAAATGATTGTGATCGTAAACAGCGCCGTCGCGCTGTACAGGACAATCTTATCGAAAAGCCGGTCGCGCTTCAGGTCAAGCGATTGGTCGATTTCCATTGTAAATGAAACGGTGGGTGTCTCGGGTGGTTATCTGTACGATTGCCGCCGTCTCACATGTTCTGGACGGTTTCCCAGTCGAAGGCCCACGTGTTCTCGAACAGCTGTTCGACCGCCGGTGCCGCCTCCTCCTGGAACGCCTCTACGTCGACGTCTTCGACAATCTCCATGCCCTCCTCGGCGAGGCCCTGGATCAGTTCCTCCTCGCGGGACTGTGACTGCTCGGCCGCCGAGGACGTCGCCGATTGGCCGACCTCCATGATCATGTCCTGATAGGTCTCGTCGATCCCCTGGTAGAACGTATCGTTGATGTAGATGTTCCCATTGGCGATTAGGTGCTCCGTGAGGCTCAGGTGGCTCTGGACCTCGTAAAGGTTGAAGGAGCTGATCTGCTCCGCCCCGCCCTCGGAGGCGTCTGCGGTTCCCTGTTCAAGCGCGCTGTACAGCTCGTC from Natrinema versiforme harbors:
- a CDS encoding TRAP transporter small permease yields the protein MEIDQSLDLKRDRLFDKIVLYSATALFTITIILTTLQVFIRLLNLPTFGFLHWTEPAARFVLIVATYLGAAVAVRNNEHIAIRFLLDRLTNWKPWLGYLVQVVGKLIIIGFLWIALEGTVITTVEDWTTSIGGIGFVTSGHLYLGIGIGIGVMLIYAVIDFVGLARELLAMRTEGTDSGQFEEGIADE